One window from the genome of Magnolia sinica isolate HGM2019 chromosome 4, MsV1, whole genome shotgun sequence encodes:
- the LOC131243923 gene encoding probable anion transporter 6 has protein sequence MISMKFPKRSVLVLPKRYVIVLLMFISTCICYIERVGFSIAYTVAADAVGVNQSSKGMILSTFYFGYAVSQIPGGWVAQCIGGRRVLLLSFVLWSMTCALVPLDPNRVQILVIARLLVGVAQGFIFPSIHTVLAQWVPPHERSRSVSLTTSGMYLGAAAGMLLLPSLVKFKGPQSVFLAEAALGSMWSLLWFKYASDPPGLDPLKATAASFGESLLPITKYKDSPKGGLQKVKVENGGCSVRVVKIPWKRIVLSLPVWAIVANNFTFHYALYVLMNWLPTYFELGLRLSLQEMGSSKMLPYLNMFIFSNIGGVVADHLITRRIMSVTRTRKFLNTIGFIVAALALMALPIFRTSTGAVFCSSICLGFLALGRAGFAVNHLDIAPRYAGIVMGVSNTAGTLAGIVGVGLTGRILEAAKTTHMDLSSPESWKPVFFIPGCLCIFSSFVFLIFSTGEKIFD, from the coding sequence ATGATAAGTATGAAATTTCCGAAGCGGTCCGTGCTTGTGCTTCCAAAGCGGTATGTGATTGTGCTTTTAATGTTCATTTCCACATGCATCTGCTACATCGAACGCGTCGGCTTCTCAATCGCTTACACAGTAGCTGCAGATGCTGTTGGGGTGAACCAATCAAGCAAGGGCATGATACTGTCAACGTTCTATTTCGGGTACGCAGTATCGCAGATCCCTGGAGGGTGGGTCGCGCAATGCATTGGGGGGAGACGTGTTCTACTACTGTCATTCGTATTGTGGTCCATGACATGTGCTTTAGTTCCGCTTGACCCCAACCGGGTCCAGATCCTGGTGATCGCTCGCTTGCTCGTCGGGGTGGCCCAAGGTTTCATCTTTCCCTCGATCCACACCGTTCtagcacagtgggtcccacctcatgaacggtcaCGGTCTGTTTCTCTCACAACTTCAGGAATGTACCTAGGTGCAGCAGCCGGCATGCTCCTGTTGCCGAGCTTGGTTAAGTTCAAGGGGCCCCAGTCAGTATTTTTGGCTGAGGCCGCTCTGGGTTCCATGTGGTCTCTTCTTTGGTTCAAATATGCGAGCGACCCACCAGGTTTGGATCCCCTAAAAGCAACTGCTGCCAGTTTCGGGGAATCTTTGTTGCCGATCACGAAGTATAAAGATTCCCCAAAAGGGGGTTTGCAGAAGGTGAAGGTGGAGAATGGAGGATGCTCGGTCCGCGTCGTCAAAATACCATGGAAAAGGATAGTCCTCAGCTTGCCTGTTTGGGCAATCGTTGCGAACAACTTCACTTTCCATTACGCGCTGTACGTGCTGATGAATTGGCTGCCGACATACTTTGAACTAGGGCTCCGGCTTAGTCTTCAGGAGATGGGCTCGTCAAAAATGCTGCCTTATTTGAACATGTTCATATTCTCCAATATAGGTGGAGTCGTCGCTGACCACTTGATCACAAGAAGGATCATGTCTGTAACCCGGACCCGGAAGTTCTTGAACACGATTGGGTTCATTGTTGCAGCCCTCGCTTTGATGGCCCTCCCCATATTCAGAACTTCCACCGGCGCCGTCTTTTGTTCTTCCATTTGTCTCGGTTTCTTGGCATTGGGAAGAGCTGGGTTTGCCGTGAATCACTTGGACATTGCTCCAAGGTACGCGGGGATTGTGATGGGAGTTTCCAACACTGCTGGGACGCTAGCGGGCATTGTTGGGGTCGGGCTCACAGGCCGGATTCTTGAGGCAGCTAAGACCACCCATATGGATCTTTCGAGCCCAGAAAGCTGGAAGCCAGTGTTCTTCATTCCGGGGTGCCTCTGCATATTCAGTTCATTTGTGTTTTTGATATTCTCGACTGGGGAGAAGATTTTCGATTGA